In one Aeromicrobium erythreum genomic region, the following are encoded:
- a CDS encoding RluA family pseudouridine synthase — translation MSAGVGQEHRVIAVPEGLAGERVDSALARLLGLSRTRASELVAEGHVLLDGQVPQKSERVEPGSLLEATIPAPRVATVVAEQVEGMSIVYQDDDIVVVDKPVGVAAHPSVGWEGPTVVGHLAGAGVRISTSGAPERQGIVQRLDVGTSGLMTIAKSERAYSVLKQAFRDRTVEKTYHSLVQGHPDPHTGTIDAPIARHPKHDFKFTVRADGRPSVTHYDTLEAHRFASLLTIKLETGRTHQIRVHMSALHHPCVGDLQYGADPTLAARVGLDRQWLHAVHLGFDHPTTGERVDFESPYPSDLAHALDVVRDAH, via the coding sequence ATGAGCGCCGGGGTCGGGCAGGAGCACCGGGTCATCGCGGTGCCCGAGGGTCTCGCCGGCGAGCGCGTCGACTCCGCCCTGGCGCGTCTGCTGGGACTCTCGCGCACCCGCGCGAGCGAGCTGGTCGCCGAGGGCCACGTGCTCCTCGACGGGCAGGTGCCGCAGAAGTCCGAGCGCGTCGAGCCCGGCTCGCTGCTCGAGGCCACGATCCCCGCGCCCCGCGTCGCGACCGTCGTCGCCGAGCAGGTCGAGGGCATGAGCATCGTCTACCAGGACGACGACATCGTCGTCGTCGACAAGCCCGTCGGCGTCGCCGCCCACCCCAGCGTCGGGTGGGAGGGACCCACGGTCGTCGGGCACCTGGCCGGCGCCGGGGTCCGCATCTCCACGTCGGGCGCGCCCGAGCGGCAGGGCATCGTGCAGCGCCTCGACGTCGGCACGAGCGGGCTCATGACGATCGCGAAGTCCGAGCGGGCGTACAGCGTCCTCAAGCAGGCCTTCCGCGACCGCACGGTCGAGAAGACGTATCACTCGCTCGTGCAGGGCCACCCCGACCCGCACACCGGCACGATCGATGCCCCCATCGCCCGGCACCCGAAGCACGACTTCAAGTTCACGGTGCGCGCCGACGGCCGGCCCAGCGTCACGCACTACGACACGCTCGAGGCGCACCGGTTCGCGTCGCTGCTGACCATCAAGCTCGAGACGGGTCGCACGCACCAGATCCGCGTGCACATGAGCGCGCTGCACCACCCGTGCGTCGGCGACCTGCAGTACGGCGCCGACCCGACGCTCGCGGCCCGGGTCGGGCTGGACCGGCAGTGGCTGCACGCCGTCCACCTCGGCTTCGACCACCCCACCACTGGCGAGCGCGTCGACTTCGAGAGCCCCTACCCGTCCGACCTCGCCCACGCCCTCGACGTCGTCCGCGACGCCCACTGA
- a CDS encoding ATP-binding cassette domain-containing protein codes for MADMIRATGLVKRYKGVEALSGLDLSVPEGTVLGLLGPNGAGKTTAVRILATLLKADGGTAEVAGVDVARDPEGVKARIGLSGQYAAVDEYLTGFENLDMIGRLYGMGRTQARDRARELLERFDLADAGDRPSKTYSGGMRRRLDLAGALVAAPPVIILDEPTTGLDVRARQQMWGVIQELVRSGATLLLTTQYLEEADVLADEIVVIDSGRAIARGTADELKARTGGERVEVVVADPADRDAAARLLATVATGEVQVDANGRGLSAPVTDGVARLATVLQALQEQQLAVVDVGLRRPTLDDVFLSLTGHATASDAATDQKDEATA; via the coding sequence ATGGCCGACATGATCCGGGCCACCGGGCTCGTCAAGCGCTACAAAGGGGTCGAGGCGCTGTCCGGCCTCGACCTGTCGGTGCCCGAGGGCACCGTCCTGGGCCTGCTCGGCCCCAACGGGGCGGGCAAGACCACCGCCGTGCGCATCCTCGCGACCCTGCTCAAGGCCGACGGCGGCACCGCCGAGGTCGCCGGGGTCGACGTCGCGCGCGACCCCGAGGGCGTCAAGGCACGCATCGGCCTCTCGGGCCAGTACGCCGCGGTCGACGAGTACCTCACGGGCTTCGAGAACCTCGACATGATCGGGCGGCTGTACGGGATGGGTCGCACGCAGGCCCGCGACCGCGCGCGCGAGCTGCTCGAGCGCTTCGACCTCGCCGACGCGGGGGACCGGCCCTCCAAGACCTACTCCGGTGGCATGCGACGTCGGCTCGACCTCGCCGGCGCGCTCGTCGCGGCCCCGCCGGTGATCATCCTCGACGAGCCCACCACCGGGCTCGACGTCCGCGCGCGGCAGCAGATGTGGGGCGTCATCCAGGAGCTCGTCCGCTCGGGTGCCACCCTGCTGCTCACCACGCAGTACCTGGAGGAGGCCGACGTCCTCGCCGACGAGATCGTCGTCATCGACTCCGGCCGCGCCATCGCCCGCGGCACCGCCGACGAGCTGAAGGCCCGGACCGGTGGCGAGCGGGTCGAGGTCGTCGTCGCCGACCCCGCCGACCGCGACGCCGCCGCCCGGCTCCTCGCGACCGTCGCCACGGGTGAGGTGCAGGTCGACGCGAACGGCCGGGGCCTGTCCGCGCCCGTCACCGACGGCGTCGCGCGCCTCGCCACCGTCCTGCAGGCCCTGCAGGAGCAGCAGCTCGCCGTCGTCGACGTCGGACTGCGCCGCCCGACGCTCGACGACGTCTTCCTCAGCCTGACCGGTCACGCGACCGCGTCGGACGCCGCCACCGACCAGAAGGACGAGGCCACCGCATGA
- the lspA gene encoding signal peptidase II — MPESSEAASVPTPRRRVVPLFLAVVAAAWVVDQLTKVLAVDRLADRAEPIRLVPGVLELTFLRNPGAAFGMGASMTVLLSVVAIAVCVAVVRLAARLRDRVWTVALVLLLAGALGNLTDRVFREPGPFRGHVVDFIDYGGFFVGNVADIYLTVAAVLVVIRTWQGVGIDGTRAEADESGAKDRA, encoded by the coding sequence ATGCCTGAATCCTCCGAAGCGGCCTCCGTGCCCACGCCCCGTCGCCGGGTCGTGCCGCTGTTCCTCGCCGTCGTCGCCGCCGCCTGGGTCGTCGACCAGCTCACCAAGGTGCTCGCCGTCGACCGGCTCGCCGACCGCGCCGAGCCGATCCGCCTCGTGCCGGGCGTCCTCGAGCTGACGTTCCTGCGCAACCCCGGTGCGGCGTTCGGCATGGGCGCCTCCATGACGGTGCTGCTCAGCGTTGTCGCGATCGCGGTCTGCGTCGCGGTCGTGCGGCTCGCGGCCCGGCTGCGCGACCGGGTCTGGACCGTCGCGCTGGTGCTGCTGCTGGCCGGTGCGCTCGGCAACCTCACCGACCGCGTCTTCCGTGAGCCCGGACCCTTCCGCGGCCACGTCGTCGACTTCATCGACTACGGCGGGTTCTTCGTCGGGAACGTCGCCGACATCTACCTGACCGTCGCGGCCGTCCTCGTCGTCATCCGCACCTGGCAGGGCGTCGGCATCGACGGCACCCGCGCCGAGGCCGACGAGTCCGGCGCCAAGGACCGCGCATGA
- a CDS encoding TraR/DksA family transcriptional regulator, translated as MTETTLAVRGDEDPWTSDETAAVRAELEDDLVRLRKELDLSAKELQDLLRDGVDGAGNDQADVGSTSLERDAEMSLAANQRVLLLQTEKALDRLGKGTYGACETCGEPIGKLRLQAFPRATLCKSCKQREERR; from the coding sequence ATGACCGAGACCACCCTGGCCGTGCGGGGCGACGAGGATCCCTGGACCTCCGACGAGACCGCGGCCGTCCGCGCCGAGCTGGAGGACGACCTCGTCCGGCTCCGCAAGGAGCTCGACCTCTCCGCCAAGGAGCTGCAGGACCTGCTGCGCGACGGCGTCGACGGCGCCGGGAACGACCAGGCCGACGTCGGCTCCACGAGCCTCGAGCGCGACGCGGAGATGTCGCTCGCCGCGAACCAGCGCGTGCTCCTGCTGCAGACCGAGAAGGCGCTCGACCGGCTCGGCAAGGGCACCTACGGGGCCTGCGAGACGTGCGGCGAGCCGATCGGCAAGCTGCGCCTGCAGGCCTTCCCGCGTGCCACGCTCTGCAAGTCGTGCAAGCAGCGCGAGGAGCGTCGCTGA
- a CDS encoding pyridoxal phosphate-dependent aminotransferase, translated as MPSQRVRQSEKLRDVLYDIRGPVSARAAALEAEGHRILKLNIGNPQPFGFDAPAEILQDVIAALPDSAGYSDSRGIQSARRAVVHHYQLVDGFPALDVDDVWIGNGVSELIQMALQALLDNGDEVLIPIPDYPLWTAVTNLAGGTPVHYRCDEQNEWNPDLEDLESKITERTKVIVVINPNNPTGAVYSRETLAGIADLARRHGLVLMADEIYDKILYDDAEHVSLATLAPDVLTLTFNGLSKAYRVCGYRAAWLVVTGPLEGARDYLEGITLLASMRLCPNVPAQNAIQVALGGYQSIKDLVLPGGRLVEQRDTAVKELNAIPGVSVVEPKGALYVFPRLDPEVHEIRDDQQLVLDLLLKEKILLTQGTGFNWPDPDHLRIVTLPWAQDLRDAIQRLGNFLASYRQD; from the coding sequence ATGCCCAGCCAGCGTGTGCGCCAGTCCGAGAAGCTGAGGGACGTCCTCTACGACATCCGCGGACCCGTGAGTGCCCGCGCCGCCGCCCTGGAGGCCGAGGGGCACCGGATCCTCAAGCTCAACATCGGCAACCCGCAGCCGTTCGGGTTCGACGCGCCTGCGGAGATCCTGCAGGACGTCATCGCCGCCCTGCCCGACTCCGCCGGCTACTCCGACTCCCGTGGCATCCAGTCGGCTCGCCGCGCCGTCGTGCACCACTACCAGCTGGTCGACGGCTTCCCGGCGCTCGACGTCGACGACGTGTGGATCGGCAACGGCGTCTCCGAGCTCATCCAGATGGCCCTGCAGGCGCTGCTCGACAACGGCGACGAGGTGCTCATCCCCATCCCGGACTACCCGCTCTGGACGGCCGTGACCAACCTGGCCGGCGGCACGCCCGTGCACTACCGGTGCGACGAGCAGAACGAGTGGAACCCCGACCTGGAGGACCTCGAGTCCAAGATCACCGAGCGCACGAAGGTCATCGTCGTCATCAACCCGAACAACCCGACGGGCGCGGTCTACTCGCGGGAGACGCTCGCCGGCATCGCCGACCTCGCGCGCCGGCACGGGCTCGTCCTCATGGCCGACGAGATCTACGACAAGATCCTCTACGACGACGCCGAGCACGTCTCGCTCGCGACGCTCGCGCCCGACGTCCTCACGCTGACCTTCAACGGCCTGTCCAAGGCCTACCGCGTGTGCGGCTACCGCGCCGCCTGGCTCGTCGTCACCGGACCGCTGGAGGGCGCGCGGGACTACCTCGAGGGCATCACGCTGCTCGCGTCGATGCGCCTGTGCCCCAACGTCCCGGCCCAGAACGCCATCCAGGTGGCGCTCGGCGGGTACCAGAGCATCAAGGACCTCGTGCTGCCTGGCGGTCGGCTCGTCGAGCAGCGCGACACCGCCGTCAAGGAGCTCAACGCCATCCCGGGCGTGTCCGTCGTGGAGCCCAAGGGCGCCCTCTACGTGTTCCCGCGACTCGACCCCGAGGTGCACGAGATCCGCGACGACCAGCAGCTCGTGCTCGACCTGCTCCTGAAGGAGAAGATCCTCCTGACGCAGGGCACGGGCTTCAACTGGCCCGACCCCGACCACCTGCGGATCGTCACCCTCCCGTGGGCGCAGGACCTGCGCGACGCCATCCAGCGCCTCGGCAACTTCCTCGCCAGCTACCGCCAGGACTGA
- the ileS gene encoding isoleucine--tRNA ligase — protein MTYPKAQTGLDQPAGDVPSTPRFPDIEERVLAYWKDDGTFRASVDARDPGDDGSNEFVFYDGPPFANGLPHYGHLLTGYVKDLVPRYQTMRGRRVERRFGWDTHGLPAELEAMRLNGIKTTDEIVAMGIDRFNEACRASVLKYTGEWEAYVTRQARWVDFEHDYRTLNPEYMESVIWAFKQLHEKGLVYEDFRVLPYCWNDETPLSNHELRMDDDVYQNRQDPAVTVGFEITTPGQLQGARLMIWTTTPWTLPSNLAVMVGTGIDYVAVDHGGTSLVMAEARLGAYARELGDEPAVVWRGTGADLVGLVYAPPFSYYADHENAFRVVAADEAVTTTDGTGLVHSAGAFGEVDKEVTDREGIAPVMPVAKDGRFTEPVSHYAGMQVFDANPHVIDDLKNGTGAVTSGTLLLRRETYDHSYPHCWRCRQPLIYKGVESWFVRVTAFKDRMVELNQQIRWVPDHIRDGQFGKWLENARDWSITRNRFWGSPVPVWKSDDPAYPRIDVYGSFEEIERDFGTLPLKDGVPDLHRPYVDDLVRPNPDDPTGTSMMRRVPDVLDVWFDSGSMSFAQNHYPFENGEWFEGHFPADFIVEYIGQTRGWFYTLHVLATALFDRPAFETCVSHGIVLGSDGNKMSKSLRNYPDVSEVFDRDGADAMRWFLMASPILRGGNLVVTEQGIRDSVRQVMIPLWNSWAFLGLYANAAEYDARPLDAAPADPLDRYVVAKLGRWVREMTTYLDDYAIAEACESTRDFLDVLTNWYIRRSRERFWLSDAEGELTDEQRAPFDTLYTVLETVCRVVAPLLPLVSEEIWRGLTGGRSVHLTDWPDADAFVVDDALVEAMDQVREVCSAGSALRKAAALRVRLPLPLLEVAVPDPAALSGFEEVVARELNVREVRFVAADSEEAAAHGLTSRLTVHARVAGPRLGKDVQQAIKGSKSGDWSVADDGTVTSGGIALQEGEFTLEQVAGASGGTEIAVLPRGGFVALDTTVTPELEAEGLARDVVRGVQQARRDAGLSVSDRIVLHVDGDAAVLDAVRIHEALVAGETLATSVHLGDLPEGTSIDVTGASARVAVARA, from the coding sequence ATGACGTACCCCAAGGCGCAGACGGGCCTCGACCAGCCCGCCGGCGACGTCCCCTCCACGCCGCGCTTCCCCGACATCGAGGAGCGCGTCCTGGCGTACTGGAAGGACGACGGCACCTTCCGCGCGAGCGTCGACGCCCGCGACCCCGGCGACGACGGTTCGAACGAGTTCGTCTTCTACGACGGTCCCCCGTTCGCCAACGGCCTGCCCCACTACGGGCACCTGCTGACCGGCTACGTGAAGGACCTCGTGCCCCGCTACCAGACGATGCGCGGCCGCCGGGTCGAGCGTCGGTTCGGCTGGGACACGCACGGGCTGCCGGCCGAGCTCGAGGCGATGCGGCTCAACGGCATCAAGACGACCGACGAGATCGTCGCGATGGGCATCGACCGGTTCAACGAGGCGTGCCGCGCGTCGGTGCTGAAGTACACCGGCGAGTGGGAGGCGTACGTGACGCGCCAGGCCCGCTGGGTCGACTTCGAGCACGACTACCGCACGCTGAACCCGGAGTACATGGAGTCGGTCATCTGGGCGTTCAAGCAGCTGCACGAGAAGGGCCTCGTGTACGAGGACTTCAGGGTGCTGCCCTACTGCTGGAACGATGAGACGCCGCTGTCGAACCACGAGCTGCGGATGGACGACGACGTCTACCAGAACCGTCAGGACCCGGCGGTCACCGTCGGCTTCGAGATCACGACGCCGGGCCAGCTGCAGGGCGCCCGCCTGATGATCTGGACGACGACGCCGTGGACGCTGCCGTCGAACCTCGCGGTCATGGTCGGGACCGGCATCGACTACGTGGCCGTCGACCACGGCGGCACCTCCCTGGTGATGGCCGAGGCCCGCCTGGGTGCGTACGCGCGCGAGCTCGGCGACGAGCCCGCCGTCGTGTGGCGCGGCACGGGGGCCGACCTGGTCGGCCTGGTCTACGCGCCGCCGTTCTCCTACTACGCCGACCACGAGAACGCGTTCCGCGTGGTCGCGGCCGACGAGGCCGTCACGACCACCGACGGCACCGGCCTGGTGCACAGCGCCGGCGCGTTCGGCGAGGTCGACAAGGAGGTCACCGACCGTGAGGGCATCGCGCCCGTCATGCCCGTGGCGAAGGACGGTCGGTTCACGGAGCCGGTCAGCCACTACGCCGGCATGCAGGTCTTCGACGCGAACCCGCACGTGATCGACGACCTCAAGAACGGCACGGGCGCGGTCACGTCGGGCACGCTGCTGCTGCGGCGCGAGACGTACGACCACTCCTACCCGCACTGCTGGCGCTGCCGTCAGCCCCTGATCTACAAGGGCGTCGAGTCGTGGTTCGTCCGCGTGACGGCGTTCAAGGACCGCATGGTCGAGCTGAACCAGCAGATCCGCTGGGTGCCCGACCACATCCGCGACGGCCAGTTCGGCAAGTGGCTGGAGAACGCGCGCGACTGGTCGATCACCCGCAACCGGTTCTGGGGCTCCCCCGTGCCGGTGTGGAAGAGCGACGACCCCGCGTACCCGCGGATCGACGTGTACGGCTCGTTCGAGGAGATCGAGCGCGACTTCGGCACGCTGCCACTGAAGGACGGCGTGCCCGACCTGCACCGTCCGTACGTCGACGACCTGGTGCGTCCGAACCCCGACGACCCGACCGGGACGTCGATGATGCGCCGCGTGCCCGACGTGCTCGACGTCTGGTTCGACTCCGGGTCGATGTCGTTCGCGCAGAACCACTACCCGTTCGAGAACGGCGAGTGGTTCGAGGGACACTTCCCGGCCGACTTCATCGTCGAGTACATCGGCCAGACGCGCGGCTGGTTCTACACGCTGCACGTGCTGGCGACGGCGCTGTTCGACCGACCCGCGTTCGAGACGTGCGTCAGCCACGGCATCGTCCTCGGCTCCGACGGCAACAAGATGAGCAAGTCGCTGCGCAACTACCCGGACGTCTCGGAGGTCTTCGACCGCGACGGTGCCGACGCGATGCGCTGGTTCCTCATGGCGTCGCCGATCCTGCGCGGCGGCAACCTGGTGGTCACCGAGCAGGGCATCCGCGACAGCGTGCGCCAGGTGATGATCCCGCTGTGGAACAGCTGGGCGTTCCTGGGGCTGTACGCGAACGCGGCCGAGTACGACGCGCGTCCGCTGGACGCGGCTCCGGCCGACCCGCTCGACCGGTACGTGGTGGCAAAGCTGGGCCGCTGGGTGCGCGAGATGACGACCTACCTCGACGACTACGCCATCGCCGAGGCCTGCGAGTCGACGCGCGACTTCCTCGACGTCCTGACGAACTGGTACATCCGGCGCTCCCGCGAGCGGTTCTGGCTGTCGGACGCCGAGGGCGAGCTCACCGACGAGCAGCGCGCGCCGTTCGACACCCTCTACACCGTGCTCGAGACGGTGTGCCGCGTCGTCGCGCCGCTGCTGCCGCTGGTCAGCGAGGAGATCTGGCGTGGCCTCACCGGCGGGCGCTCGGTGCACCTGACCGACTGGCCCGACGCCGACGCGTTCGTCGTCGACGACGCCCTCGTCGAGGCGATGGACCAGGTGCGTGAGGTCTGCTCCGCCGGCTCGGCGTTGCGCAAGGCGGCGGCCCTGCGCGTGCGGCTGCCGCTGCCCCTGCTCGAGGTCGCCGTGCCCGACCCTGCTGCCCTGTCGGGATTCGAGGAGGTCGTCGCCCGCGAGCTGAACGTGCGGGAGGTCCGCTTCGTCGCGGCCGACTCCGAGGAGGCCGCCGCGCACGGGCTGACGTCGCGCCTGACCGTGCACGCCCGCGTCGCCGGTCCGCGCCTCGGCAAGGACGTGCAGCAGGCGATCAAGGGGTCCAAGTCGGGCGACTGGTCGGTGGCCGACGACGGCACGGTCACGTCCGGCGGCATCGCGCTGCAGGAGGGCGAGTTCACCCTCGAGCAGGTGGCGGGCGCGTCCGGCGGCACCGAGATCGCGGTGCTCCCCCGCGGCGGCTTCGTCGCGCTCGACACCACCGTGACGCCCGAGCTCGAGGCCGAGGGCCTGGCCCGCGACGTCGTGCGCGGCGTCCAGCAGGCCCGACGCGACGCCGGCCTGTCGGTCTCGGACCGGATCGTCCTGCACGTCGACGGCGACGCCGCCGTCCTCGACGCGGTCCGCATCCACGAGGCGCTGGTCGCGGGCGAGACGCTCGCGACGTCGGTGCACCTGGGCGACCTCCCCGAGGGCACGAGCATCGACGTCACCGG